The following nucleotide sequence is from Nitrospira sp..
GACCATGCCGCCCAAAATCGCAATGGCGGCGGCCAAATGCTGGCCGTTGAACACCGACAGGATCGCGAACACGCCGCAAAACAGGTTGCCCGTCGTGCATAAATTGGGGATAAGGTACATCGCCTGACGCCGTCGGTTTCCCTTGGCAAACGAGGCTCGCACGCCCGATGCTTTCATCGAAGTTCTCCCAGAATGGATTCTCCGCCCTTAACCCGATCCCCCACTGCGACTCGGATGCTCGACCCCAGCGGCAAAAACGTATCCATCCTCGACCCAAACCGGATCAACCCGTAGCGCTCACCCCGCTCCACACGATCACCCTCTCCCACCCAACACACGATGCGACGGGCGATCAACCCGGCAACCTGCACACACAAGACCTTGGCTCCGGATTCCGCCTTCAACATGACGGCATTCTGTTCATTGTGCAAAGTCGCCTCGGGCTTACTCGCCACGAGAAACTGCCCGGGCTGGTAGCTGACGCCTTCCACAATGCCCGCACAGGGCATCCGGTTCACATGGACGTCGAACACATTCAGAAACACCGTAACCCGAATGCTCTTTTCCTTCAAGTAGCGAGGCTCAAACTCCTCCTCGATTGCGATCACCTTGCCGTCTCCAGGCGACACCACCATGTTGGGCTGCTGCGGAATCGTCCGGCTGGGATTCCGAAAAAACCACGCCGTAAACAGCGTGAACCCACCGGCCACCAACGCCGGGATGGGCCAGCCGACTCCTCCGAAAAGCAACGCCAAACCGCCCAGTCCTCCGACAAACGGCCAGCCTTCCTTAACGATCGGAATCCCTACCGCATGATCAGCCATACCACTCCGCGCCCACGACAAACCCTCTATATGCGGTGTTGCCCTTGGGTGTCAGTTCTTGTTCTTGTCGACGAGCTGATCCTTCTTCAACCATGGCATCATCGCACGCAATCTGGAGCCAACCTCCTCGATCGGATGCCCCTCACCCCTTTTGAGCAACGCATTGTAGACAGGGCGGTTGGCTTGATTCTCCAACACCCATTCTTTGGCGAATTGGCCGCTCTGGATCTCCCCAAGAATCTTCTTCATTTCTTGCTTGGTCTGCTCGGTCACCACACGAGGGCCGCGGGTGATGTCGCCGTACTTCGCCGTCGTGCTGATGGAATAACGCATGTTGGCGATGCCGCCCTGGTAGATTA
It contains:
- a CDS encoding phosphatidylserine decarboxylase family protein — translated: MADHAVGIPIVKEGWPFVGGLGGLALLFGGVGWPIPALVAGGFTLFTAWFFRNPSRTIPQQPNMVVSPGDGKVIAIEEEFEPRYLKEKSIRVTVFLNVFDVHVNRMPCAGIVEGVSYQPGQFLVASKPEATLHNEQNAVMLKAESGAKVLCVQVAGLIARRIVCWVGEGDRVERGERYGLIRFGSRMDTFLPLGSSIRVAVGDRVKGGESILGELR